Sequence from the Dehalococcoidia bacterium genome:
CTGACCTTGGGCACTGGCCCTCCTTCTGCTCAGGACTGGCGCTGGCCGGCCAGCGCGGGCGACGCGCCGCCGTCGATGGCGGCCGCGAGCCGGATCAGGGTCGCGGCGATGCGCTGACGGGCGCCGCTGGCGGACGGCCTCCCGGCGTCCATTGTAGCCCTGAGGGCGAGGCGCGCCCGTTGTGCCGGCGTAAGGTTCTCCTCGAGGTGGGCGGCGGACCTCACGAGGTGTTCCATCGTGACCCAGTCGAACATAGGTGTGCTCCAAACAAAACTGACTAATCACTTTTTATACCAGAATCAGAGGGCTGTCAAGATGCTGGCGGCGCTCAGACCCCCGGAGGCCAGTGCCGGGGCAGGGTTGTAGGCCTAGGAGGAGAGGGTACGGCGCAGCAAATTGATGGCCTGGCTCACCGCGCGGCGCTTGATCTGTTCACGCGCCTGGCCCATGACGTAGCTGATCACCGACGTGGCCCCCTGAACGTCGACGGCTATGTGCACTTCGCCCACTGGCTTGTCGTCCTGCGGGTCCGGCCCGGCGACGCCGGTGATCCCGACGCCCACGTCGGCGCGGAGTCGCTCGCGCGCTGCGGCAGCCATGGCGATGGCCGTCTCGTCGCTGATCACGCCGTGTTCCTCGATGATCCGGGCATCGACGCCCATCATTTCCTTGACGTCTGTCGCGTAGCTGACGATGCTGCCCCGGAAGTAGCGGCTGGAGCCGGGGACGTTAGTGATCGTGTCGGCGAAGAGGCCGCCGGTGCAGGACTCCATGGCGGCTAGTGTCAGGCCGCGCTCGACCAGCATCTCCCCGACAACCTTCTCGAAGGTGTCGTCGTCTGCGCCCCAGATGGCAGGGCCGAGGATGCGCCGCACTTCCGCCTCCACCGGCTCGATGATCGCCCGCGCCTCGGACTCCGTGGCCGCCTTGGCGGCCAGGCGCACGTGGATGCCGTCCGGCTTCGCGTACACGCCTATGGTCGGGTTCGTCGCCTTCAGCAGAGGGCTGAGGGCTTCGTCGACGCTTCCCTCGCTCATGCCCGAGGTCTTCAGCGTGCGGGTTATGAGGACGATGCCGGGGTTGCGGCGCGCCAGTTCAGGCGCGACCTCGTTCTGCCACATGCGCGTCATTTCCGCCGGCGGTCCCGGCAGGCAGATGATGATGTTGCCATCGCGCTCGACCCACCAGCCGGGGGCGGTCCCGCCCGGGTTGGGAATCGGGCGCGCCGAGGGCACGAGCCAGGCTTGCTTGACGTTGCGTTCCGGCATGACGGCGCCGCGGCGGGCGAAGATGGAGCGCACCCAGGCCTCGAGCTCCGGGTCAACGTAGAGCTCTTCGCCCAACACCTTCGCTACGGCCTCCCGAGTTAGGTCGTCTTCGGTCGGCCCCAGGCCGCCGGTAGTGATGACGAGGTCGTTGTGCTCCCAGGCGTGGCGGATGGTGTCCGCGATGCGGTCCAGGTTGTCGCCGACCGTGTGCTTGAAGTAGAGGTCGATGCCCAGGGCCGGCAGGCGGGAGGCGATGTAAGCGCTGTTCGTGTCGACAATCTCGCCGAGCAGCAGTTCGGTGCCGATAGAGATGATCTCAGCCTTCATGCCGCCCTCTCAGGGAAGCTCCTGCCGGAGTACTGGCCTGCAAGATACGGTGAGACGGCGCGGCTGGCAACGGCGGACCAAGGAGGCTGCTAAAGCTGGGTGGCCGAAACGGTGGCGAAATGCGCCCGCTAGGGGCCGTCGCCGGC
This genomic interval carries:
- a CDS encoding competence/damage-inducible protein A, which translates into the protein MKAEIISIGTELLLGEIVDTNSAYIASRLPALGIDLYFKHTVGDNLDRIADTIRHAWEHNDLVITTGGLGPTEDDLTREAVAKVLGEELYVDPELEAWVRSIFARRGAVMPERNVKQAWLVPSARPIPNPGGTAPGWWVERDGNIIICLPGPPAEMTRMWQNEVAPELARRNPGIVLITRTLKTSGMSEGSVDEALSPLLKATNPTIGVYAKPDGIHVRLAAKAATESEARAIIEPVEAEVRRILGPAIWGADDDTFEKVVGEMLVERGLTLAAMESCTGGLFADTITNVPGSSRYFRGSIVSYATDVKEMMGVDARIIEEHGVISDETAIAMAAAARERLRADVGVGITGVAGPDPQDDKPVGEVHIAVDVQGATSVISYVMGQAREQIKRRAVSQAINLLRRTLSS